A DNA window from Gorilla gorilla gorilla isolate KB3781 chromosome 6, NHGRI_mGorGor1-v2.1_pri, whole genome shotgun sequence contains the following coding sequences:
- the LOC101137860 gene encoding elongation factor 1-gamma-like has translation MAAGTLYTYPENWRAFKALIAAQYSGAQIRVLSAPPHFHFGQTNRTPEFLRKFPAGKVPAFEGDDGFCVFESNAIAYYVSNEELRGSTPEAAAQVVQWVSFADSDIMPPASTWVFPTLGIMHHNKQATENAKEEVRRILGLLDAYLKTKTFLVGERVTLADITVVCTLLWLYKQVLEPSFRQAFPNTNRWFLTCMNQPQFRAVLGEVKLCEKMAQFDAKKFAETQPKKDTPRKEQGSREEKQKPQAERKEEKKAAAPAPEEEMDECEQALAAEPKAKDPFAHLPKSTFVLDEFKRKYSNEDTLSVALPYFWEHFDKGGWSLWYSEYRFPEELTQTFMSCNLITGMFQRLDKLRKNAFASVILSGTNNSSSISGVWVFRGQELAFPLSPDWQVDYESYT, from the coding sequence ATGGCGGCTGGGACCCTGTACACGTATCCTGAAAACTGGAGGGCCTTCAAGGCTCTCATCGCTGCTCAGTACAGCGGGGCTCAGATCCGCGTGCTCTCCGCACCACCCCACTTCCATTTTGGCCAAACCAACCGCACCCCTGAATTTCTCCGCAAATTTCCTGCCGGCAAGGTCCCAGCATTTGAGGGTGATGATGGATTCTGTGTGTTTGAGAGCAACGCCATTGCCTACTATGTGAGCAATGAGGAGCTGCGGGGAAGTACTCCAGAGGCAGCAGCCCAGGTGGTGCAGTGGGTGAGCTTTGCTGATTCCGATATAATGCCCCCAGCCAGTACCTGGGTGTTCCCCACCTTGGGCATCATGCACCACAACAAACAGGCCACTGAGAATGCAAAGGAGGAAGTGAGGCGAATTCTGGGGCTGCTGGATGCTTACTTGAAGACGAAGACTTTTCTGGTGGGCGAACGAGTGACATTGGCTGACATCACAGTTGTCTGCACCCTGTTGTGGCTCTATAAGCAGGTTCTAGAGCCTTCTTTCCGCCAGGCCTTTCCCAATACCAACCGCTGGTTCCTCACCTGCATGAACCAGCCCCAGTTCCGGGCTGTCTTGGGGGAAGTGAAACTGTGTGAGAAGATGGCCCAGTTTGATGCTAAAAAGTTTGCAGAGACCCAACCTAAAAAGGACACACCACGGAAAGAGCAGGGTTCACGGGAAGAGAAGCAGAAGCCCCAGGCTGAGcggaaggaggagaaaaaggcgGCTGCCCCTGCTCCTGAGGAGGAGATGGATGAATGTGAGCAGGCGCTGGCTGCTGAGCCCAAGGCCAAGGACCCCTTCGCTCACCTGCCCAAGAGTACCTTTGTGTTGGATGAATTTAAGCGCAAGTACTCCAATGAGGACACACTCTCTGTGGCACTGCCATATTTCTGGGAGCACTTTGATAAGGGCGGTTGGTCCCTGTGGTACTCAGAGTATCGCTTCCCTGAAGAACTCACTCAGACCTTCATGAGCTGCAATCTCATCACTGGAATGTTCCAGCGACTGGACAAGCTGAGGAAGAATGCCTTCGCCAGTGTCATCCTTTCTGGAACCAACAATAGCAGCTCCATTTCTGGAGTCTGGGTCTTCCGAGGCCAGGAGCTTGCCTTTCCGCTGAGTCCAGATTGGCAGGTGGACTACGAGTCATACACATGA